A window of Chlorobium phaeobacteroides DSM 266 genomic DNA:
ATTCAGAGCCTTTCTGCCTGAGCCGCTTTTATCTCTCGCCGGGCAGACGTGGGCGCACATTTCGCAGCCGGTACAGTCTTCAGGTGCAATCTGGATGGTATATTTCATTCCTTCCCAGTTAGCAGCTTTTGCGTCGGTGTTCTTGAACGTATTCGGTGCGTTTTTCAGATATTTCGGATCATATACCTTGGCACGGATAGCCGCATGAGGACAGACCATACAGCATTTACCGCATTGAATACAAAGATCCGGCTCCCATCCGGGAATGTTGTCTGCAAGGTTGCGCTTTTCAAATTTCGATGTCCCCGTGGGGTAGGTTCCGTCAGCCGGTATCATGCTTACAGGAAGATCATCACCTTCACCTGCAATGATTTTTGCAAGGACATTGCAGACAAAGTCCGGTGCTTCGCCGACTATTGGTGATCGAAGCTCTTTTTTGCTGTCGGCAATGGAACCGATGGTTACCTGGTGAAGGTTGGCGATAGAGTGTTCTACTGCCTGGATGTTCTGGTTAACGACCTCATCTCCTTTCTTGCCGTAAGTGTACCGGATCGAGTTCTTGATGTTCTCGATTGCCTCTTCACGAGGAAGAACGCCGGATATGGCAAAAAAGCAGGATTGCATGATGGTGTTGATTCGCTGTCCCATTCCGCTTGCCTGTGCTACTTTATAGGCATCGATAGTATAAAGTCTGGCCTGCTTTCTGATGAGATGTTCCTGAGCGATTTTCGGGAGCTTGTCCCAGACATCCTCGGCGCTGTAGTGAGAGTTTATCAGCAGGGTTCCGCCGCTCTTGAGATTTTTGAGAAGGTCTATCATTTCAAGAAATATCCAGTGATGACAGCCGATAAACTGCGCTTCACTGATAAGATAGGCTGAACGAATCTCCCTGGGGCCAAATCTCAGGTGAGATGTGGTGATGGATCCTGCTTTTTTTGAGTCGTAGACGAAATACCCTTGTGCAAAGTTTGGCGTGTTTTCGCCGATAATCTTGATCGTGTTTTTATTGGCGCCAACCGTTCCGTCAGATCCGAGACCATAAAACAGTGCCCGGAACATATCATCGGGTTCGATGGAAAAATCCTTGTCATAGTCAAGACTTATGCTGGTGACGTCATCTTTTATGCCAATCGTAAAATGGTTCTTCGGTGCCGATGAAGACATATTGTCAAAGACAGCCTTGATCATTGTCGGGGTAAACTCTTTCGATGAGAGACCGTATCTGCCTCCTGTAATGTTCGGCATGCTTCCCAGCATCCCTTTCTGGAATCCTTCATGGATCGCATTGACCGTATCAAGATAGAGCGGTTCTCCGGAGCTGCCTGGTTCTTTGACCCGGTCAAGCACAGAAATGGATTTTACTGTTGCCGGAAAAGCTTTTATAAAGTGTTCAATGGAGAAGGGACGGAACAATCTGGCATTGATGACACCGACTTTTTCGCCCTGTTTGTTGAGGTATGCGACGGTTTCCCGGGCAGTTTCGACTCCTGAACCCATGAGAACGATAACTTTTTCTGCGTCAGGGGATCCGTAATACTGGTACAGCTCATAGTGACGTCCTGTAAGCTCCCCGAATTTTATCATTGCCCGTTCAGTTATACCTGCACAGGCGTTGTAATAACTGTTGACCGTTTCCCTGCCCTGAAAATAGACATCGGGGTTTTGGGATGTTCCCCGGATGATCGGGGCATCCGGACTCATGCGTCGGTTGCGGTGAGCAATGACAAGATCATCACTTATCATGGCCTTGATGGTTTCGTCAGGTATGACCTCTATTTTTGAAATCTCGTGCGAGGTTCTGAAACCATCGAAAAAATGGAGAAACGGAATTCTTGATTCAAGAGTCGATGCTGCCGCAATGAGCGCCATGTCCATCACTTCCTGAACTGAACTTGAGGCAAGAAGGGCAAAGCCGGTTCCGCGAACCGACATGACATCACCGTGATCACCGAAAATCGAGAGCGCCTGCGCGGCAAGAGAGCGGGCGGAAACATGAATCACGCATGGAGAGAGCTCTCCTGCGATTTTATACATGTTCGGAATCATCAGCAGGAGTCCCTGCGAGGCTGTAAATGTCGTCGTCAGAGCGCCTGTCTGCAGTGCACCGTGAACTGCAGCGGCAGCGCCAGCTTCGCTCTGCATTTCATCGACTTTGGGAATGGTGCCCCATATATTGGTTTTTCCTTCAGAAGCCCAGGAATCTGAATACTCCCCCATGGGTGATGCGGGGGTAATCGGATAAATGGAAATGACTTCACTGGTTCTGTAAGAGATATGAGCCAAAGCTTCATTTCCCTCCATTGTCTTAAACGTACGGCTCATACTTGCAGTCACTGGGTTTGTTTTATAAGAGGTCTATGCAAATTACGACATGGTCTTGAATAATGGTGTAACGAGAATAACTCCACCCTTGCAGATAAAACATTGCAGGCAAAAAATGTCTGATAGTGTGCTGAATAGAGAGTGACTAAAAAGATATAAAAAAAAACGAATTTTGTTCAATTTAATTACATTCGAGTAGTTCACCTGAGATCCGGCATGGCACGCCTTGCGCTGTCCGCATTTGATTTCAGTCTTTTGCTGCAAACAGTTAGATGATCAGAGAGGCTTGGTTTATGGAGAAAGAAAAAGATATGGAGCAGCAGGAAAAAGTTGTTTATGGCAGAAACGCCGTGCTTGAGCTGCTTCTGAAGAAACCGGACAGCATTGAGAAAATATATTTTCAGTTTAATACTTCGCATCCGAAACTGAAAGAGATCCTTGTCAGCGCCAGAAGACAGAAACTGGTTACTGGCAAGGCCCGGCTGGAACGACTCTCCCTTATGGCAGGAACGACAAAACATCAGGGGGTCTGTGCGCTTGTCAGCGCGGTATCGTATTACACCATTGAAGAGGTGCTTGACAAGCCGAGAAATACCTTCCCTCTGCTGCTGATTCTTCAGGGTCTGGAAGATCCGCACAATATCGGTGCAATTATAAGAACCGCTGAGGCTGTTGCTGCCGATGCTGTTTTGCTGATTGAAGGCAAGGGGTCGCCAGTCAATGCCACGGTGCACAAAGCCTCGGCAGGGGCGCTCTCCCACATGAGAGTGTGCAAGGTGAAAAGCCTGGTTCGTTGTCTTGAATTTCTTCACGAGAGAAAATTTCTCATTATCGCTGCCGATATGGATGCCGAGATCAATTATACGGATATCGACCTTACCAAAGCGTTGGCGATAGTGCTTGGTGCTGAGGGGAGCGGTCTTGCTCCGGAAGCTGTAAAATTCTGTGATCATACGGTGCGAATTCCTATGGCAGGCTGCGTGGAGTCTCTTAATGTCAGCGTTACAGCGGGAGTATTGCTTTATGAAGCAATGCGCCAGCGTCTTGCATAGTGATTATTTCGTTCATTTTCTGATTTCCTCAACAGCAGTAATTTCGCCGCTTGTTTCAGCTCTTTAAAAAAAATGTTACCTTCAGATTCACTTTTGTTCCAACCCTAATAACAACTTCGCCGCCATGAATATTCCTGAAGATCTTCGCTATACCAAGGACCACGAATGGGTCAAGCTGCTTGACGATGGCAGCACCGCGCTGGCCGGTATTACTGACTTTGCCCAGTCTGAACTGGGTGATATTGTTTTTGTTGAGCTTAAAGCTCCAGGAACAAAGCTGAAAGCTCATGAGGTTTTTGGAACTGTTGAGGCAGTTAAAACTGTCGCTGATCTGTTTGCTCCGATTGCCGGAGAGCTTGTCGGGATCAACGAGGCCCTCGATGCTGCTGAAGTTGTCAATACTGACCCTTATGGGGAGGGTTGGCTCGTGAAGATAAAGGTCGATGATGCAAAAGCGGTAGAAGAGCTGCTTGATGCCGCCTCTTACCGCCAACTGATTGGCGCGTGACACTTTTTTAAACCTCTGTTTTTCATTACATAGCAATGCCATTCATTGTCAATACCGATCAGGATACCAGAGAGATGCTTTCAGTTTTGGGTGCAGCTTCGTTTGACGAGCTCATTCCTGACATTCCTGAAGAGATCCGACTGAAAAAAGCCCTGGATCTCTTTCCCGCAATGAGCGAACAGGAGGTGAAGCGGCTGCTTGAAGGCCTTGCTTCTTCCAACACCAGTACCTCAGACTATGTGAGCTATCTCGGCGGTGGCGCTTACGATCATTTTATTCCATCGGCAATCAAGACCATCGTTTCCCGAAGTGAATTCTATACGGCATACACCCCTTATCAGGCGGAGGTTTCTCAGGGTACGCTTCAGGCGATTTATGAGTATCAGAGTCTGATGTGTCGCCTGTACGACATGGATGTGGCCAATGCGTCGATGTATGATGGAGCCACAGCGCTTGCCGAGGCGGTACTGATGGCAATAAGTGTTACCGGACGTCAGGAGGTAATCGTAGCCGGCAAACTGCATCCTCACTATTGCGAAGTATTGAAAACCTATCTGGAGGCAGGCGGGCACAGCGCTGTCGTTCAGAATACGCTGGAAAATGGCGTTGGAACTCTTGACGGGCTTGGTGCGCTCTTGACAGACCGATGTGCAGCAGTCATTGTTCAGCAGCCAAATTTTTACGGCTCTCTGGAGGATGTTGAGGCTATAGGGGAACTTGCGCACAGCAAGGGCGCTCTTTTTGTCGTTTCAGCAGACCCGGTTTCCCTTGGACTTCTTGCGGCTCCGGGTAGTTATGGTGCCGATATAGCTGTCGGTGAAGGTCAACCACTTGGAAATGCCCAGAGTTTCGGCGGCCCCTACCTTGGGATTTTTACCGTTAAACAGGATCTTGTCCGCAAGATTCCCGGACGTCTGGTTGGAATGACTAAAGACCGGAATGGAGACGATGGTTTTATTCTGACACTGCAAACTCGCGAACAGCATATAAGAAGGGAAAAAGCCACCTCGAACATCTGTACCAATCAGGCGCTTAACGCGCTGCACGCGGCAATCTATCTCTCTTTGCTCGGCAAACAGGGAATTATTGACGTTGCAGAGCAATCTGCTCTGAAATCGCACTACCTTGCTGAACAAATTGCCGATATTCCAGGTTTTTCGCTTAAATACAGCGCACCTTTTTTCCGTGAATTTGTCGTTGAAACGCCGATGGCGGCCAGAGAGGTAATCAGCAATCTTCTCGAAAAGAAAATATTTGCCGGTTGCGATCTTTCCGTGTACGATGAAGCCGGTCTGCTTGTTGCCGTTACGGAAAAACGTACCAAAGCGGAGCTTGACGCTTTTGTGGAATACCTCGGGGCTCTTAAATAAGCCCGAGGAACTCCATCTCTTTTTTCAGGACAGCCTTGTTTTCATCGGATAACGGGACAAGCGGCAGTCGGTAGTTCTCCTCAATCATTCCCATCAGGGAGAGGCAGTACTTAACCGGCACAGGATTGCTTTCGATGAAGTTCATTTTGAACAGTCTGCGGTACTTGCGGTTTAAGGCGCGGGCTTCGTCAAGATTTCCTTGTTTTGCTGCAATGACCAGTTGTTTTACCGTTGATGGAATCTGGTTTGCCGCCACAGATATTACCCCGTCACCTCCCATTGCCATGAATGGCAGTATCAGCATATCCTCTCCTGTCATGACCGAAAAGTTTTCCGGTCTCTCTTCGAGAAGTTCCATGATCTGGTTCATGTTATCTGAAGCTTCCTTGACGGCAGCAATATTTGCAAAGTCTCTGGCAAGCCTCAGAATTGTTGACGCCGACAGGTTGCTCCCGGTTCTTCCCGGAACATTGTAAACAATAATCGGAACAGAAACCGCTTCGGCAATATGTCGGAAGTGCTGATAGAATCCTTCCTGAGAGGGTTTGTTATAATAAGGGGCCACCGACAGAATGGCTGAGGCTCCGGCTTTTTCCGCGTTTTTTGCAAGCTCTACGGCATGAGCGGTTGCGTTGGTGCCAGCTCCCGCAGCAACCATGATTTTTCCATCGGCCTCTTCGCTGACAATGCGGATAATCCGGAACTGTTCATCGGAAGTCAGGGTTGGCGATTCTCCGGTAGTTCCGCATGGGATGATGATATCGGTTCCCGCTTCGATATGGAACTGAACCAGTTTTTTTAATGCGTCGGTATCGATAGTGTTGTTCTTCCTGAAAGGCGTGACAAGAGCAACGGCCGATCCTGCAATGTATCGTGTGGACATAATGGTATCCCTTGTTAATCAGAAACTTGACATGGTACGCATTATAATGCAAAGTTTCTCATTTTCTAAACGGATTTTGCGCCTTCAAGAAGCTCTCCGGCAAGTTTAAGCGATGAAGGCGATAGCTGTTTGCCGCTGACAAGCGATGCAAGGGCATGAAGTCGGGCATCGCCATGAAGGGCGGTTACCTCGGTGACGGTTCTTTCCTGCTGTACCGATTTGCTTGCTGAAAGGTGCAGATCGGCCATTGCTGCAATCTGAGGCAAGTGAGTAATGGCAATGATCTGATGGAGTTTCGAAAGGCGTTTAAGACTGCGGGCAACGGCAGCAGCAACCGAGCCGCTTATACCGGTATCGATCTCGTCAAAAACAAGTACCGGGAGATCTGTTGATGCGGCAAGCGCACTTTTCAATGCAAGCATGATCCGTGAAATTTCACCACCGGAGGCAACTTTTACCAGCGGTTTTGGTTTTTCGCCAGGATTGGCTGACACAAGAAACTCAATGCGGTCATATCCACCGGAGCAGGCAATAAAATTTTTTCCCGCTAACGTGATCTCCCCATCGGGATGCTCCTCATGAATGATGCTGATTTTGAAAAATGCGTTTGGTATTCCAAGTTCGCCCAGTTCTTTCCGGATAATCCGCTCGAGTTTTTGAGCGGAAGCCTGTCGTTTTGATGAAAGGGTTTGAGCACGTATCGAAAGAGTGGTTTTCTCCAGAGCTATCTCCTCGAGGATCAAGCTTATCTCATCGTCAATCGTCTCTTCCATGGCGAGTCTTGCAAGAAGCTCCTCTCTGAAGACGATCAGTTCGTCGAGAGTTTTGCCATACTTTTTTTGTGCCCTGTGCAACTGCATCTGTCGCTGCCTGAGTTCGTCAAGTTTTTCCTGATTGAACTCAACCTGGGTCGTATAGCGGCGAGAAAAATGGTAGAGTTCCTCAATGATGCTTGCAGCCGTTCTGTTTTCTTCGAGGTGACTTTCAAATTGCGGATCAATAAGAGCAAGCTTTTCGAGAATGTGAACGGATGTTGTGATTGCTGAATAGGCTGACTGATCTTTGTCGTAGAGTTCTGTGCATAAGCCGGAACAGAGACTGAAAAGCGTTTCGGCATTTTCCAGCAGTATGATTTCCTTGTCGATCGCTTCAGGCTCTCCGGCTTTCAGTTCAAGTGCATTGATTTCATTGAGCTGGTAGGTAAGAAGATCCTTGTTTTCTTTTGTTTCGACTGCTTTTTTCTGCAAGAGGGTTAGCTGTTTTTTTAGCGTGGCGACTCTTTTAAGCGTCTCTTTGTATGCGGAAACCTCAGAGCCGGTTTGTGCATAACTATCCAGCATCGCTTCATGGGTGTCGGTACGGAGCAGCAACTGGTGCTCATGCTGACCATGCAGGTCGATCAGGAGCTCTCCAATCTGTTTGAGCAGCGTCACGGTGCAGGGCGTGTCATTGATATAGCATCGGGATTGCCCGGATGCGGAAATTTCGCGTCGCAGAATCATCTCGTCAGAGATATCAATAGCAGCGCCAATGAGGATTGGTGAGATTTTTTGAAGCGGGAGATTCTTGAGCACAGCTTCAATGATCGCTTTGTTTGCGCCCGATCGAACAAGATCAACGCTGGCCCTTTCACCGAGAACGAGACTCAGTGCACCGATAAGAATAGATTTGCCCGCCCCGGTCTCACCGGTAATGATGGTCAATCCGGGAGCAAAACTTACGGTAAGTTCAGCGATAAGAGCAAAATCCCGGACATAGAGGGTTGTCACCATTTCGGATGTTCTTGATTGTGCCGGTTCTTCTTCAAGATAATGTTAAAAGCCATGGATTAAAACTGTCCGGGAGATTCATGCGTGTATGTCAAGCTGCTCAGCTCAGATCTTGTTGTCTGAAAACCCTTATCTTTTTTTTGTATGTATCCGGTGTGACCGTTATTGACGGCCATGCTTCAGTTGCCATTTACCCCGGTAGATGGAGTAATTGATCTCTATTGCCGGAGGCGTGAGAGATCTGAGCATCAGGAGCGCTCGGTTTATTTTTTCCTCGACTTGTTTACTGTGTTGGTTCCGACTCGCGGGATGCATTGAAATTCAAAAAGCCCGGTTAAGGGCTTTTTGAATTTTTATATATCGAGAGGCTGCCTGTATGTTCAGGTCGTTGTTTTCTCTTTTGCAGGAGGCTCTTCAACAACCTTGTTGAACTCTTCT
This region includes:
- the nifJ gene encoding pyruvate:ferredoxin (flavodoxin) oxidoreductase, which gives rise to MSRTFKTMEGNEALAHISYRTSEVISIYPITPASPMGEYSDSWASEGKTNIWGTIPKVDEMQSEAGAAAAVHGALQTGALTTTFTASQGLLLMIPNMYKIAGELSPCVIHVSARSLAAQALSIFGDHGDVMSVRGTGFALLASSSVQEVMDMALIAAASTLESRIPFLHFFDGFRTSHEISKIEVIPDETIKAMISDDLVIAHRNRRMSPDAPIIRGTSQNPDVYFQGRETVNSYYNACAGITERAMIKFGELTGRHYELYQYYGSPDAEKVIVLMGSGVETARETVAYLNKQGEKVGVINARLFRPFSIEHFIKAFPATVKSISVLDRVKEPGSSGEPLYLDTVNAIHEGFQKGMLGSMPNITGGRYGLSSKEFTPTMIKAVFDNMSSSAPKNHFTIGIKDDVTSISLDYDKDFSIEPDDMFRALFYGLGSDGTVGANKNTIKIIGENTPNFAQGYFVYDSKKAGSITTSHLRFGPREIRSAYLISEAQFIGCHHWIFLEMIDLLKNLKSGGTLLINSHYSAEDVWDKLPKIAQEHLIRKQARLYTIDAYKVAQASGMGQRINTIMQSCFFAISGVLPREEAIENIKNSIRYTYGKKGDEVVNQNIQAVEHSIANLHQVTIGSIADSKKELRSPIVGEAPDFVCNVLAKIIAGEGDDLPVSMIPADGTYPTGTSKFEKRNLADNIPGWEPDLCIQCGKCCMVCPHAAIRAKVYDPKYLKNAPNTFKNTDAKAANWEGMKYTIQIAPEDCTGCEMCAHVCPARDKSGSGRKALNMHVQSPLREAEIDNWNYYLNIPELDRNLINPRLVKEQQLQEPLFEFSGACSGCGETPYVKLMTQLFGDRLVIGNATGCSSIYGGNLPTTPYTTNASGLGPTWSNSLFEDTAEFALGFRISIDKQREYARELVQKLAAQTGETLASEILEATELTEPDIFEQRKRVAILKDKLRQIDTPDAKNLLSVADMLVKKSVWGVGGDGWAYDIGYGGVDHVTASDKNINLLVLDTEVYSNTGGQASKATPKAAVAKFAAAGRTVTKKDLGLISMSYTNAYVASVAFGARDEQTLKAFLEAEAFDGPSIIIAYSHCIAHGINMSTALDNQKAAVDSGHWLLYRYNPDRLKEGKNPLILDSKKPKIPVSQFLDMENRFRMLKKSHPALADHYYAAIQKEVDARWAHYDYLAARSFDEIKS
- the rlmB gene encoding 23S rRNA (guanosine(2251)-2'-O)-methyltransferase RlmB: MEKEKDMEQQEKVVYGRNAVLELLLKKPDSIEKIYFQFNTSHPKLKEILVSARRQKLVTGKARLERLSLMAGTTKHQGVCALVSAVSYYTIEEVLDKPRNTFPLLLILQGLEDPHNIGAIIRTAEAVAADAVLLIEGKGSPVNATVHKASAGALSHMRVCKVKSLVRCLEFLHERKFLIIAADMDAEINYTDIDLTKALAIVLGAEGSGLAPEAVKFCDHTVRIPMAGCVESLNVSVTAGVLLYEAMRQRLA
- the gcvH gene encoding glycine cleavage system protein GcvH codes for the protein MNIPEDLRYTKDHEWVKLLDDGSTALAGITDFAQSELGDIVFVELKAPGTKLKAHEVFGTVEAVKTVADLFAPIAGELVGINEALDAAEVVNTDPYGEGWLVKIKVDDAKAVEELLDAASYRQLIGA
- the gcvPA gene encoding aminomethyl-transferring glycine dehydrogenase subunit GcvPA, with amino-acid sequence MPFIVNTDQDTREMLSVLGAASFDELIPDIPEEIRLKKALDLFPAMSEQEVKRLLEGLASSNTSTSDYVSYLGGGAYDHFIPSAIKTIVSRSEFYTAYTPYQAEVSQGTLQAIYEYQSLMCRLYDMDVANASMYDGATALAEAVLMAISVTGRQEVIVAGKLHPHYCEVLKTYLEAGGHSAVVQNTLENGVGTLDGLGALLTDRCAAVIVQQPNFYGSLEDVEAIGELAHSKGALFVVSADPVSLGLLAAPGSYGADIAVGEGQPLGNAQSFGGPYLGIFTVKQDLVRKIPGRLVGMTKDRNGDDGFILTLQTREQHIRREKATSNICTNQALNALHAAIYLSLLGKQGIIDVAEQSALKSHYLAEQIADIPGFSLKYSAPFFREFVVETPMAAREVISNLLEKKIFAGCDLSVYDEAGLLVAVTEKRTKAELDAFVEYLGALK
- the dapA gene encoding 4-hydroxy-tetrahydrodipicolinate synthase, with amino-acid sequence MSTRYIAGSAVALVTPFRKNNTIDTDALKKLVQFHIEAGTDIIIPCGTTGESPTLTSDEQFRIIRIVSEEADGKIMVAAGAGTNATAHAVELAKNAEKAGASAILSVAPYYNKPSQEGFYQHFRHIAEAVSVPIIVYNVPGRTGSNLSASTILRLARDFANIAAVKEASDNMNQIMELLEERPENFSVMTGEDMLILPFMAMGGDGVISVAANQIPSTVKQLVIAAKQGNLDEARALNRKYRRLFKMNFIESNPVPVKYCLSLMGMIEENYRLPLVPLSDENKAVLKKEMEFLGLI
- the recN gene encoding DNA repair protein RecN, whose product is MVTTLYVRDFALIAELTVSFAPGLTIITGETGAGKSILIGALSLVLGERASVDLVRSGANKAIIEAVLKNLPLQKISPILIGAAIDISDEMILRREISASGQSRCYINDTPCTVTLLKQIGELLIDLHGQHEHQLLLRTDTHEAMLDSYAQTGSEVSAYKETLKRVATLKKQLTLLQKKAVETKENKDLLTYQLNEINALELKAGEPEAIDKEIILLENAETLFSLCSGLCTELYDKDQSAYSAITTSVHILEKLALIDPQFESHLEENRTAASIIEELYHFSRRYTTQVEFNQEKLDELRQRQMQLHRAQKKYGKTLDELIVFREELLARLAMEETIDDEISLILEEIALEKTTLSIRAQTLSSKRQASAQKLERIIRKELGELGIPNAFFKISIIHEEHPDGEITLAGKNFIACSGGYDRIEFLVSANPGEKPKPLVKVASGGEISRIMLALKSALAASTDLPVLVFDEIDTGISGSVAAAVARSLKRLSKLHQIIAITHLPQIAAMADLHLSASKSVQQERTVTEVTALHGDARLHALASLVSGKQLSPSSLKLAGELLEGAKSV